In Thunnus maccoyii chromosome 3, fThuMac1.1, whole genome shotgun sequence, the following proteins share a genomic window:
- the fkbp5 gene encoding peptidyl-prolyl cis-trans isomerase FKBP5, whose product MTSDQDLPMDGQSATAVFAAKGIDVTPNKDQGVIKVVKRQGIDGDRPMIGDKVTVHYTGKLLTGKKFDSSRDRKESFCFNVGKGQVLKAWDIGVLSMQKGEVCTLLCKPEYAYGSAGNPDKIPPNSSVLFEIELLKFEGEMLTDDGGIIRRIKVKGDGYTNPNDGATVDVHLEGTCAGRLFDCRDVSFIVSEAEDKGIPLGVDRAMDKMQRGECCILYLKPKYAFGSEGKAEFKIGPDKDVVYEITLKDFQRAKESWEMDVHEKLALAAEVKHKGNQYFKAGRYQQAVIQYQRIVCWLEMECGTGMEQLKRIQEFAMKAHLNLALCFLRIKEFSQAVENCNKVIELDECNEKALYRRGEARLLRNEFSLALADFQQVLQVNSSNRAARAQISICQSKMKEYHEQDKKTYTNMFQKFAERDAEVGKTKRRRDESVRSTMNGEVGIKRRRKSQDCLS is encoded by the exons ATGACCAGTGATCAGGATCTGCCAATGGACGGCCAATCAGCCACAGCTGTGTTTGCTGCAAAGGGCATTGATGTAACACCTAATAAAGACCAAGGAGTGATCAAG GTTGTAAAGCGTCAGGGGATAGATGGAGATCGACCGATGATTGGGGACAAAGTGACAGTCCACTACACTGGAAAGCTGCTCACTGGGAAGAAGTTTGACAGCAGCCGAGATCGCAAGGAATCTTTTTGCTTCAATGTCGGCAAGG GACAAGTCCTCAAGGCTTGGGATATTGGTGTGTTGTCTATGCAGAAGGGTGAGGTGTGCACACTACTGTGTAAGCCAGAGTATGCTTATGGATCTGCTGGAAATCCCGACAAAATTCCTCCCAACTCTTCAGTACTGTTTGAG ATTGAGCTACTCAAGTTTGAAGGAGAGATGCTCACAGACGACGGCGGCATCATAAGAAGAATAAAGGTCAAAGGGGATGGTTACACTAATCCCAACGATGGAGCGACTGTTGATG TGCACCTGGAGGGGACTTGTGCTGGTCGACTGTTTGACTGCAGGGACGTCAGCTTTATTGTCAGTGAGGCTGAGGACAAAGGCATTCCCCTGGGAGTGGACCGAGCTATGGACAAGATGCAGAGAGGAGAGTGCTGTATACTTTACTTAAAACCAAA gtaCGCCTTTGGAAGCGAAGGTAAAGCAGAGTTCAAAATTGGACCAGACAAAGACGTTGTATATGAGATTACCCTCAAAGACTTTCAAAGG GCTAAAGAATCCTGGGAAATGGACGTGCATGAAAAGCTGGCTTTGGCTGCTGAAGTTAAGCATAAAGGGAATCAGTATTTCAAG GCAGGGCGGTACCAACAGGCAGTCATCCAGTATCAGCGCATCGTTTGCTGGCTAGAGATGGAGTGTGGAACTGGGATGGAGCAGTTGAAGAGGATACAAGAATTTGCTATGAAGGCCCACCTCAATTTAGCGTTGTGTTTCCTGCGGATAAAGGAGTTTTCACAAGCAGTAGAGAACTGCAACAAG gtgATTGAGCTTGATGAGTGCAATGAAAAGGCTCTGTATCGTCGCGGGGAGGCCCGTCTCCTCCGTAACGAGTTCAGCCTGGCCTTGGCAGACTTTCAGCAAGTGCTGCAAGTCAACTCCTCAAATCGAGCAGCTCGTGCTCAGATTTCCATCTGCCAGAGCAAGATGAAGGAATATCATGAGCAGGACAAGAAGACCTACACCAACATGTTCCAGAAATTTGCAGAACGTGATGCTGAG